GTGAACAGGGCCGGCGTCACCTGATCGCAACTGGTGACCGGCGCGGCAAGGGCCACCCGCGTATCGCGTACCTCGCTGGTACCGGCGGGCGTGACGCCGAGGCTGGGCGTGTAGCAGAACGGCCAGCCGTAGTGCTTGCCGCGCTCGACCTGGATCACGATCTCCTCGGGCGGCGCGTCGTTGCCCAGGCCGTCGCTGCCGTTGTGGTCGGCCCACAGGCGCCCATCCGGCAGGAACAGGAAGTCCACGCTGTTGCGCAACCCCTCGGCCCAGACCGGACGGCGGGTCTCGGTCGGGTCGCCCGCGAAGGGGTTGTCCGCGGGGATCGAGCCGTCCAGGTTGAAGCGCAGGATCGTGGCGCGGCGCTTGTCGGTTTCGACGTTGTTGTTGCTGCTGGAGCCCGCGGCCACGTAGAGCTTGCCGTCCGGGCCGATGTGCAGCGTGCGCGAGGTGTGCCCACCGCCGCTGGGGATGTTGGAGGTGACGGTGACGCGCTCGCCGCTGTCGGTGAAGGAGCCGTCGCCGTTCAGGTCGGTTAGCTTTGAGACCCTGTTGTTCTCGGCGACATAGAACGAGCCGTCGTACCATTCCAGGTTGTGGGGCCCGGTCAGGCCGCTGGCCACAACCTGATTGGCGTCGGCCAGGCCGTCGTTGTCTGCGTCGGCCAGCCGTACGATCGCTGAGCCGCGGCGTGATGCGACGTACAGCGCCCCGTCCGGCCCGGTCGTCATCAGGCGCGGCTCCCTCAGGCCGCTCGCGTACATCCGCACCGCGAAGCCTTCCGGTACCTGGAGGCGAGCGCTTGCCGCGTCCGGCGGCGGCACCACCGGCGCGTCGGTCCCCTGCGTGGCGGTCGCACCCGGGCTTGCGGTCGCGGAGGGGAGGGCGGTCGCTGTCGGGCTGGCGCTCGCGGACGGTTTGGCCGTCGGCGGCGACATCGGTGCAGCGCCAAGCCTCATCGCCATCGGCATGTAGATCTTGCCGTCCGCCGCCTGCGCCCCCCCGGCGATCAGCAGGGCAACCAGGAGTGCGCTGAACAGGGCCACGCGCTGGGTTGTCCGCATCGATCGGCTCCTCTCGTCGGGCAGCGGCCCCACCCAGTCGCCGCCATCGTAGCTACCAGAGTCGAGGCGCACAAGTGGGAGACGAACAGGCGTTGCACCACGGTAGGGAGCGGTCAACCAACAAGAGCCGCGAGACCCCATGGCGTGAGCCGTCGGATGCTCGGCATGTTGGGCGGGGGTGGCGGTGGGCGGGTACGGGGACGGCGGCAATGGCTGCGATGGCTGCGATGGCTGCGATGGCGACGGCTACGCGCCGGAAGACCCTCCGCTAGTCGCGGCCGCTACTGCCCGTGCCCGCCGCCCACATCAGCCCCAGGATCACCGCCCAGCTCACGGCGCGGATCACCATCGCCGTGATGCTCTCGCTGGCGACCGTGTCGCGCAGCGCCGTGAGGAGCGTCCCGAGCACGGCCGAGTGCGCCACGAAGGTCACCACGGCCAGCGGCATCGCCCAGGCGTGACGCCGCCAGATCAGCACGCTGGTCACCAGCAGCGAGAGAATGCCGGCACCGACGTTGTAGTACGGCAGCCATTCGATGACGGTGTAGCCCGGATCGCGGCCCAGCAACAGCACGGTGCCGCCGGCCCCGATCGCCATCGCGCCCATCAATGCCGCCAGCAGTGCGGCCCCATAGCGCAGGTAGTTCTTCATCGCCAGCTCCCAAGGTGAGGGCAAATCTCAGTCGTACGGATGCATGCTGACAATCACATCCGCCCCCGCCGCGCACTGCGGCCGGGAGCTTCCTACGGCACTACGAAAGCAGCGGCTCTTCCGCGGTCCCGTGCTCGGCCGCAGCAAGGCCCTCGCGCAGCGTCTGCCAGGTGGCCCATGCGATGGGCGCCGACGCCAGCGCCCAGAGCGTGTAAGCCGTGCCGAGGGGCGATCGCATCGTGCTTATCTCCCTTGGTGCTGTACTCGCTCTTGCGGACAACCTATCCGCCCGTCACCTTCGCCGCCTGCGTTCCCAGGAACGCCAGACGCGTCTCTGCGTCGACCCCGCGCTGGGCCCCATCCGGCGCGACCACCGTTGCCCCTGGACCCACACGGAACCGCTCGCCATCCACGGTCATCCACCCGGTGCCTTCGAGGAAGTGATAGGCAGATGCCGGGGCAGGATGGACCGGGAGGCTCTGGCCGGCCTCCAGGCCGACGATGACCGCTCGGAACGTATCTGTCTCCAGCACCTTCTGTGGTCGTGGTCCGTCGGAAGCGAATACCACGACATCTCTCCAGTTCGAGTACAGCGCCGCTCCCTGCATGGTGCTCATAGCGTGGATTTGCTCCTATTTATCCGCTCGATCCGCGAGACGGTCCCGAAACGACGTGTGGCATGCCACACACTCGCGCTGCAGTTGCGCGTTCAGCGTGAGCACTTCCGGCATGTCCTGGCCCATGGCTGCCTCGGACAGCGCCAGCCCGGTGTCGTGCACGCGCTGGTGACAGGCGATGCCGTGCTCCATCAGCAGGTGTATCATGGATCTACGCTAAGCCATTTCGGGCCTGGGCGCAAACTCGACGGCGCTGGCGGCCGGCCATGCCAGCCAGGCCCACGGCCCTGTCCGCGCCGCTCAGACAAGCATGTGGCACCTCACACACCCCACAAGGAGTTTGTTTGATGTTATCCATCGCACTACATGACAACGTTGTTTTTCATGACAGAGACCCAAATGCTGAACCTCTTTTCGTTGACAAGACGGGCCGCATCTTGCGATTTGCCCTGAAGCCCGGCCAGTCAGTGCAAGAGCACGTGTCCCCACACTCGCCAGTGTACATCGTAGTTCTTAAGGGAGTCGGGGTGTTTTCGGGTGGCGA
Above is a window of Candidatus Avedoeria danica DNA encoding:
- a CDS encoding PQQ-dependent sugar dehydrogenase gives rise to the protein MSPPTAKPSASASPTATALPSATASPGATATQGTDAPVVPPPDAASARLQVPEGFAVRMYASGLREPRLMTTGPDGALYVASRRGSAIVRLADADNDGLADANQVVASGLTGPHNLEWYDGSFYVAENNRVSKLTDLNGDGSFTDSGERVTVTSNIPSGGGHTSRTLHIGPDGKLYVAAGSSSNNNVETDKRRATILRFNLDGSIPADNPFAGDPTETRRPVWAEGLRNSVDFLFLPDGRLWADHNGSDGLGNDAPPEEIVIQVERGKHYGWPFCYTPSLGVTPAGTSEVRDTRVALAAPVTSCDQVTPALFTDEAHQAPLGMTRYDKTQFPAAYQNSLLVAYHGSWNADQTPRDCRVQQIVVRDGQPVEALPFLTGFRDSPSQECGGAWGRPAGVAVGAAGEVFVSDDRNGNIYRIVYVGSQRALSRH
- a CDS encoding cupin domain-containing protein, which codes for MLSIALHDNVVFHDRDPNAEPLFVDKTGRILRFALKPGQSVQEHVSPHSPVYIVVLKGVGVFSGGDKQEQRSGPGTLFVIAAGEAHAIRAEDEELVFLAFLNGVPGAK